Part of the Petrotoga miotherma DSM 10691 genome is shown below.
TAAGAATCCCAAAATACCTAGGTAAAAGCATCGGAAGTGTTATCTTTACTCCTCAAAAAAATTCAAAAAATTATCAACATAAACCAATGCAACTCTCAAAAGAAACTACTTACTTTTATTTTTTTGAAAGTACTTTCAAAATGCCAGATAGAATTGTTAGGTACCATTTCGAAATAGATTTAATAGAAAAGGGCAAAAAAATGTTCTATGACGCTATGGGTATTGTAGAAAATCGTGCTATTCATGACTTTGTACTCGTCGCAGATTTTAAAACTCCAAAATGGTCCCATGGTTCTATATATTATCAAATATTTGTTGATCGATTCAAAAACGGAGATGAAACAAATGATCCAGTATCCCATGAGTATCAATATGATGGTCAAGAAGTTTTAAAAAAAGATTGGAACTCACTGCCAGATCCTAAAAATGGTCATAGAGAGTTTTATGGCGGAGATTTACAAGGAGTTTTAGAAAAGATTGATTACTTAAAAGATTTAGGAGTGGAAACGATTTACCTAAACCCTATCTTTGTTTCTCCAAGTCCACACAAATATGATACTCAAGATTACGAACATGTAGACCCTCATTTTGGGGTTATAGAGGAAGATTCTGAAGATCTGAACGAAAAGTACAAAGTCAGAACTACATCTATAAAGAATCTTGAAAAAAGCGACGAAATTTTAAGGCTTTTGATTCAACAAGCTCATGAAAAAGATATAAAAGTTATTTTAGATGGTGTTTTCAACCATTGTGGCTCTTTTCATAAATGGATAGACGAAATAGATTTATATGGTGAAGGTAGTCTACATAACGAAGATTCTCCCTACAAAAGTTATTTTTATTGGAACAACACCCAAAAAAGTTATGAGGGTTGGTGGGGCTTTCATACCTTACCAAAATTGAATTACGGAAATATCAGTTTATGGAAATACATAGCAGATATTGGAAAAAAATGGGTAAGCGAACCTTTCAATGCAGATGGATGGAGACTCGATGTTGCAGACGATTTAGGTAAATCCTTTGAAATGAACACAGCTTTTTGGAGATTCTTCTACAAAGTTGTAAAAAAGGCAAACCCTGAATCTATAATATTTGCAGAAATTTATAAATCACCTCTTGCTTGGTTAGAAAGAAAATGCTGGGATTCCATAATGAATTATATAACCTGCATGGATCCTGTTAGTTATTTTCTTACAGGCAATGAAAAACACAACGAGCATCATAAACCTGAGCTCTTAAAAAATGCTGAATATTTCGTTAATTCAGTCAGATGGGCCTTATCTCAATTACCTATGAATAGTAAATTTATTGCTTTAAACCAACTGAGCAATCATGATCATTCTAGATGGATGACAAGAACCACACGAAAAGTTGGGAGATTGGGACCAAAAACTCATGAAGAAGCTTCCCTTGGAAAGGATTTAGATGTTTTCAAAATAGGATTAGTCACAATGTTTACTCTTCCAGGATCACCAGGATTATTCTACGGTGATGAAATAGGTTTGGAAGGTTGG
Proteins encoded:
- a CDS encoding glycoside hydrolase family 13 protein; its protein translation is MKGIYSDQTNSYLYPEEPSIDDHVTIKLRIPKYLGKSIGSVIFTPQKNSKNYQHKPMQLSKETTYFYFFESTFKMPDRIVRYHFEIDLIEKGKKMFYDAMGIVENRAIHDFVLVADFKTPKWSHGSIYYQIFVDRFKNGDETNDPVSHEYQYDGQEVLKKDWNSLPDPKNGHREFYGGDLQGVLEKIDYLKDLGVETIYLNPIFVSPSPHKYDTQDYEHVDPHFGVIEEDSEDLNEKYKVRTTSIKNLEKSDEILRLLIQQAHEKDIKVILDGVFNHCGSFHKWIDEIDLYGEGSLHNEDSPYKSYFYWNNTQKSYEGWWGFHTLPKLNYGNISLWKYIADIGKKWVSEPFNADGWRLDVADDLGKSFEMNTAFWRFFYKVVKKANPESIIFAEIYKSPLAWLERKCWDSIMNYITCMDPVSYFLTGNEKHNEHHKPELLKNAEYFVNSVRWALSQLPMNSKFIALNQLSNHDHSRWMTRTTRKVGRLGPKTHEEASLGKDLDVFKIGLVTMFTLPGSPGLFYGDEIGLEGWTDPDNRRPYPWGKESEENKMLFNSTKELIKMYKEHPALRKGSFDFLDWNGGYVSYASWNESESIITVINREEKEISIELPLWLLDKKEGELNLLFSTKDFNLGDNSYTDGKKSLKIPEKIAFVFKIN